The genomic segment AGGCGGAGGATGGCCTGCCGACCCTTCTTCGGCTGCGAGCCGGAGCAGCTTCTGCGCACCGCAGCGGCCTTCCGGGCCGTTGCCCAAGGGTTTGCCTATCCTGGGCCTGGCCAGCAGCAGGTCGTCGTGAAGGCGCTGGCTGCCCTGCCCACGCCTTGGATCAGGGGCGCGCGATTGCCCGTCGGACGGCTGCGCCGGGCGTGGGAAGAAGCTGACGGGGCTGCGCTCCAGGCCGAGTACTTGCGGCTGTTTTCCGGGCGTGGCCCGGTCAGCCTCCACGAGACCGCCTACGGCGATGGAAGACGGATCGCCGGCCGCACCGCCGAGCTTGCCGACATCGCCGGCTTCTACGCTGCTTTTGGATTGGAGCTCAAGCAGAGCGACCCCGACCTTCCGGATCACATTGCCTGCGAGCTGGAGTTCTACAGCCTGCTACTGGTGAAGCAGGCTTACGCTCAAACTCGTGGCCACAAGCTGAAGCACAGCATCGCGCTGCGGGCAGCCAGGCGCTTCTTGGAGCAGCACCTGGGCCGCTGGGTCGCCCCCCTGGAGCGCAGCATTCGGGAAGCGGGGGCGTCCGCGCCCTATCGGCTGCTCGGCGCTTTCCTGGACGCCCTGGTGCAGGCCGAGGGCCGTCGGCTGCGGGCGCGACCGGTGCCTTTCCCCGGGAGACTGCCTTTCGAGGCGATGCAAGCGGAGACCTTCGCTTGTCCAATGGAGCCCCGCGATGCGCACCGGGCAGCCGGCTAGCGCAGCATGCAGGGGCCTATGATGGCGTTGAGGCCGTCGGGGTCCAGGATCTGGATCGCTTTGTTGTTCACCCGGATAAGGCGCTCCTCCTGGAACTTGGAGAAGATCCGGCTCACGGTTTCGAGTTTTAAGCCCAGGTAGCTGCCGATCTCCTCCCGGGTCATGCGCAGGTTGAACGCGCAAGGCGAGTAGCCGCGGGCCTGGAAGCGCTGGGAGAGGTTCACCAGGAACGCGGCGAGCCGCTCCTCCGCCTTCATGCTGCCCAGGAGCAGCATGATGCCCTGGTCGCGAACGATCTCCCGGCTCATCATCTTGTGCAGATGGCGCTGCAGCGACGGCATTTCCCGCGACAGGGTCTCCAGCTCGGAGAAGGGCACCTCGCAGGTCTCGCTGTCCTCCAGCGCGACGGCGCTGCAGGGATGCCGGTCCGAGCTGATGGCGTCCAGCCCCATCACCTCCCCCATCATGTGAAAGCCGGTCACCTGCTCGCGCCCGTCCTCGGACAGCAGGTAGGTCTTGAAGAAGCCGGAACGCACGGCGAAGAGCGAATCGAAGCCCTCGCCGGCCCGGTAGAGATGCTCGCCCCGCTTCACGCGGCGGCGTCGGTACACGACCGCATCGAGGCGTTCCACCTCTTCCCGGGTGAGCCCGATGGGAAGACATAACTCTTGGAGGTTACAGGCGCTGCACGCGATGCGCAGCGCCGTGATGTTGATGCCTTTAACGGAAGGCGAGGTGGCCATGGGTGGGTTCGCCGAGCGCTGAAGAACGACCCGGGGCGGGGCCCCGGAAAATGGGATAAACGAATTCTAATGCGTCGCATCCCGTTGATCTAGATCAAGGGCCTTCAGGCCCTGCGTGGCATAGTGGGGCGCATGTGGACACCGTCACGGGCCCTGCCCCAATGCCGCTGAGCAGGCGCCCCGCAGCCTGCGAGTGCGCGCCGCCGATGCTGGAGTTCGACGCCGAGCTCATCCGACGCTTCGATGTGAGCGGACCCCGCTACACGTCGTACCCGACCGCCGACCGCTTCGTCGAGGCCTACGATGAGGCGGCGTATCGCACTTGGGCTGCCAAGCGCAACATCGGCGGCATCCGGCGGCCGCTTTCGATCTACGTGCACATCCCGTTCTGCGACACGGTGTGCTTCTACTGCGCGTGCAACAGGATCATCACCAGGAACCGTCGACACGCGGAAGACTATCTCGCCTACCTGCGCAGGGAGCTCGACCTGCAGGCGGCCTTGTTCGCCGGGGACAACGAGGTGCGCCAGCTTCATTTCGGCGGCGGCACGCCCACCTATCTCTCCGACGAGCAGCTCTGGCGACTCATGGCTGACATCCGTGCCCGCTTCGCCTTGGCGCCGCAGGGGGAGTACTCGATCGAGGTCGACCCGCGCAAAGTGGGCCCGGACACGGTGCGCGCCCTGGCGAAGATGGGCTTCAACCGCATGAGCCTCGGCGTCCAGGACCTGGACCCCCAAGTGCAGCGGGCGGTCAATCGGATTCAGAGCGAGGCGCAGACGGCCGCCGTGGTCGAGGCCGCCCGCGCCCACGGATTCCGGTCGGTGGGCCTGGACTTGATCTATGGGTTGCCCAAGCAGAGCGCGGCCAGTTTCGCGCGGACGCTCGAGCGTGTGATCGCGGTCGACCCGGACCGCATCGCGCTCTACAATTACGCCCACCTACCGCAGCGCTTCAAACCTCAGCGCCGGATCGACGCGGCGGACCTGCCGGGCCCGGAAGAGAAACTTAAGATCCTCAAGCTCGCCATCGACGAGCTCACCGCTGCAGGCTACCTCTACATCGGCATGGATCACTTCGCCAAGCCGGACGACGAGCTGGCCATCGCCCAGCGGCAGGGCCGTCTGCACCGCAACTTCCAGGGCTATTCCACCCATGCCGAGTGCGATCTCGTGGGGCTGGGGGTCTCGGCCATCGGCAAGATCGGCCCCACCTATGCCCAGAACCACCGGTCGCTGCGGGAGTATTACGAGGCGCTCGACCACGGACGACTGCCCATCATGCGCGGGCTGGAACTGTCCGCCGACGACCTCCTGCGGCGAGCGGTGATCCAGGCCCTCATTTGCCATTTCGAGCTTTCCTTCGAGCCCATCGAGAGCAGCTACCTCATCGATTTCCGCCGCTACTTTCAACGGGAACTGGAAGCGTTGAAGGAGCTTGAGCGCTGGGGCCTGGTCACGCTGGAGGACGACTGGATCGGCGTCACCCCCCGCGGCCGGCTGCTGGTGCGCCACGTGTGCATGGTGTTTGACAAGTATCTCCAGTCCGACCTCCAGCGCACGCGCTATTCGAAAGTGATATGAGCATCTACTCACCACAGAAATGCCGAGAAAAGAGGAAAAAATAATTCTTTTTTCTGTGCCTCTGGGTTTTGGTGGTTCAAATTCATAAGTAATGACGGCGGGTTTTCTTTCGGTGTTCCTGGTGGGGCTTCTCTCCGGCGCCCACTGCGTGGGCATGTGCGGGGGGGTGGTCGGCGCGCTTTCACTCCACGCAACCGCGCCGAGCCCGGGGCGGCGCCTGGGCTTCCAGGCGGCGTACAACCTGGGGCGCATCGCCAGCTACGGGGTGGCGGGGGCGGCGGCGGGGGCGGCCGGCTCCGCCGGGCTCCTGGCCCAAGGGCTGATTCCCGTGCAACAGGGGTTGTACGCGGTCGCGAACCTGGTCCTGATCGCCTTGGGGCTTTACATGGCGGGCGTATGGCGCGGCGTGGCCCACCTGGAGCGCGCCGGCGGCCTGCTGTGGAGGCGGCTTCAGCCGTGGGCGGGCCGGATGCTGCCCATCGACCGCCTGCCGCGGGCGTTCGCCGCCGGCGTGGTATGGGGGTGGCTGCCCTGCGGCCTGGTCTACAGCGTGCTCTTCACCGCGCTGCTCTCTGCGAGCCCGGTCACTGGCGCCCTCATCATGCTGGCCTTCGGGGCGGGCACACTCCCCAACCTGATGGCGATGGGCTGGGTTGCTTCCCGCCTGAGGCGTTTTTTGCAGCGCCCGTGGGTGCGCTATGCCGCCGGCGCGGTGGTGGCGGCTTTCGGCTTCGCCGGGCTCCTGCGGCTGCCGAGCCTGTCGCTCGGCATCGCCGAGTTCTGCCGCTCCTAGCCTGGCGTTGCCTGGCCGAAAAACCGTGCCCGGCGGGCGCCATGATCAGGCGAGGCGCATGGCTTCGCTCGGCTGCGCCGCTTCGGCGTCCCGGGCCGGGGCGTACATATAGGCGCGGGTCCACGGCAGAGGGCTCTCGCCGGCCCGAGCGGGTTTGAAGGCGAGGACCTG from the Pelomicrobium methylotrophicum genome contains:
- a CDS encoding TorD/DmsD family molecular chaperone, with protein sequence MACRPFFGCEPEQLLRTAAAFRAVAQGFAYPGPGQQQVVVKALAALPTPWIRGARLPVGRLRRAWEEADGAALQAEYLRLFSGRGPVSLHETAYGDGRRIAGRTAELADIAGFYAAFGLELKQSDPDLPDHIACELEFYSLLLVKQAYAQTRGHKLKHSIALRAARRFLEQHLGRWVAPLERSIREAGASAPYRLLGAFLDALVQAEGRRLRARPVPFPGRLPFEAMQAETFACPMEPRDAHRAAG
- the fnr gene encoding fumarate/nitrate reduction transcriptional regulator Fnr, with protein sequence MATSPSVKGINITALRIACSACNLQELCLPIGLTREEVERLDAVVYRRRRVKRGEHLYRAGEGFDSLFAVRSGFFKTYLLSEDGREQVTGFHMMGEVMGLDAISSDRHPCSAVALEDSETCEVPFSELETLSREMPSLQRHLHKMMSREIVRDQGIMLLLGSMKAEERLAAFLVNLSQRFQARGYSPCAFNLRMTREEIGSYLGLKLETVSRIFSKFQEERLIRVNNKAIQILDPDGLNAIIGPCMLR
- the hemN gene encoding oxygen-independent coproporphyrinogen III oxidase, with translation MLEFDAELIRRFDVSGPRYTSYPTADRFVEAYDEAAYRTWAAKRNIGGIRRPLSIYVHIPFCDTVCFYCACNRIITRNRRHAEDYLAYLRRELDLQAALFAGDNEVRQLHFGGGTPTYLSDEQLWRLMADIRARFALAPQGEYSIEVDPRKVGPDTVRALAKMGFNRMSLGVQDLDPQVQRAVNRIQSEAQTAAVVEAARAHGFRSVGLDLIYGLPKQSAASFARTLERVIAVDPDRIALYNYAHLPQRFKPQRRIDAADLPGPEEKLKILKLAIDELTAAGYLYIGMDHFAKPDDELAIAQRQGRLHRNFQGYSTHAECDLVGLGVSAIGKIGPTYAQNHRSLREYYEALDHGRLPIMRGLELSADDLLRRAVIQALICHFELSFEPIESSYLIDFRRYFQRELEALKELERWGLVTLEDDWIGVTPRGRLLVRHVCMVFDKYLQSDLQRTRYSKVI
- a CDS encoding sulfite exporter TauE/SafE family protein; translation: MTAGFLSVFLVGLLSGAHCVGMCGGVVGALSLHATAPSPGRRLGFQAAYNLGRIASYGVAGAAAGAAGSAGLLAQGLIPVQQGLYAVANLVLIALGLYMAGVWRGVAHLERAGGLLWRRLQPWAGRMLPIDRLPRAFAAGVVWGWLPCGLVYSVLFTALLSASPVTGALIMLAFGAGTLPNLMAMGWVASRLRRFLQRPWVRYAAGAVVAAFGFAGLLRLPSLSLGIAEFCRS